The nucleotide window GTCCAAAACCCTTGGGGACGGCTCCGGAGAGCCATCCCGTTGTCAACTACATCCTTTTGGGCGCCAGAGGCTTGACACCGTGGCTCATAGAAGGATGACAAGCTATGGCGCACCAACGGCTTGGGCGCACCGGGTGCACGGTGTGTACCCCCTCTCCCACGCTGTTTGTGGGAGAGGGTGGACGAGCCTAGGCGAGGACGGGTGAGGGCCCCACGGCAGCCGAGGCCCCGGCATCCGTGACCGCTGCCGCGCCCAAGCTTGTACCCATCCGCGGCTAGATCCTTCGGCCCGCGAGGTTCGGCGTACGGGCGAGTACGGAACGCCTGGGCCTCAGGATGACAAGCTCCCGCGCTAGGACGACAGCTCCCGCGCGAGGACGCCAGATCCCGCGCCAGGATGACAGGCTGCGCTTCGGGATCAGCTCTTGACCAGGGTGCCGAACGCGTAGCGCCACCCGAAGCGCTCGATCAGCTCCAGCATCAGCACCACCGGGAGGCCCATGACGGCGAAGTAGTCGCCGTCGATCCCCTCCACCACCGCCGAGCCGAAGCCCTGGATGCCATACGCACCGGCCTTGTCCATCGGCTCTCCCGTGGCCACGTACTCCTTCCACGTGCGCTCGTCCAGGTCGCGAAAACGCACCTTTACGCGCGCCAGCCCCGTCTCCACCCGGCTGCCGTGCGCGATCGCTACACCGGTGCACACCTCGTGCTCCCGGCCGGAAAGGCGCGTCAGCATTTCCACGGCGTGCTCCTGGTCGCGCGGCTTGCCCAGCACCTCGCCGTCGATCACCACGATGGTGTCGGAGCCGATCACGATGGCATC belongs to Longimicrobium sp. and includes:
- a CDS encoding Maf family protein; the encoded protein is MYIEPIDSPTPPPLVLASQSPRRAELLGRLALPFETLPADIDESYLSGETPPQHAERLSREKAQKIAAARPDAIVIGSDTIVVIDGEVLGKPRDQEHAVEMLTRLSGREHEVCTGVAIAHGSRVETGLARVKVRFRDLDERTWKEYVATGEPMDKAGAYGIQGFGSAVVEGIDGDYFAVMGLPVVLMLELIERFGWRYAFGTLVKS